The following coding sequences lie in one Streptomyces venezuelae genomic window:
- a CDS encoding ABC transporter substrate-binding protein: MPRLRSPLRRRALRTGSLALTGALALAACGSSDSDGTAAGSGETHTVKTAMGDVNVPVDPRRVVVLDTAELDSAITLGVKPVGSTHVEASSGFPGYLPKDEVSGIKDVGEMMTPNMEAIAALKPDLILTSKIRHAAKYDQLKAIAPTVMTETTGYPWKENFQVHADALGRRAEAKKVVADYRAHTRKVTKAIGGPAKAEQTKVNVLRFIEGADIRLYGDRSYIATLLKDVGLGRAPISAKAKDGFSYDLSPEKIDLADTDVIFRSTYGDPKKSKETQTVGSGLWKNMRAVKSGNVHTVDDELWIQGIGYTAADRILAEMQADLTEK, encoded by the coding sequence ATGCCCCGTCTCCGCTCCCCCCTCCGCCGCCGCGCGCTCCGCACCGGCTCCCTCGCCCTCACCGGCGCGCTCGCGCTGGCCGCCTGCGGCTCGTCCGACTCCGACGGCACCGCGGCGGGCTCCGGCGAGACCCACACCGTCAAGACGGCCATGGGCGACGTGAACGTGCCCGTGGACCCGCGCCGCGTCGTCGTCCTCGACACCGCCGAACTGGACTCCGCGATCACCCTCGGCGTGAAACCGGTCGGCTCCACACACGTCGAGGCGTCGTCCGGGTTCCCCGGTTACCTGCCGAAGGACGAGGTCAGCGGCATCAAGGACGTCGGCGAGATGATGACGCCCAACATGGAGGCCATCGCCGCCCTGAAGCCCGACCTCATCCTGACGTCGAAGATCCGGCACGCCGCCAAGTACGACCAGCTCAAGGCGATCGCGCCGACCGTCATGACGGAGACGACCGGCTACCCCTGGAAGGAGAACTTCCAGGTGCACGCCGACGCACTCGGCAGGCGGGCCGAGGCGAAGAAGGTCGTCGCCGACTACCGCGCCCACACGCGGAAGGTCACCAAGGCCATCGGCGGCCCCGCCAAGGCCGAGCAGACGAAGGTCAACGTCCTGCGCTTCATCGAGGGCGCCGACATCCGCCTCTACGGCGACCGGAGCTACATCGCCACCCTCCTCAAGGACGTCGGCCTCGGCCGCGCCCCGATCTCCGCGAAGGCCAAGGACGGCTTCTCCTACGACCTCTCCCCCGAGAAGATCGACCTCGCGGACACGGACGTCATCTTCCGCTCCACGTACGGCGATCCGAAGAAGTCCAAGGAGACGCAGACCGTGGGCAGCGGCCTGTGGAAGAACATGAGGGCGGTGAAGTCCGGCAACGTCCACACCGTCGACGACGAGCTGTGGATCCAGGGCATCGGCTACACCGCGGCGGACCGGATCCTGGCCGAGATGCAGGCCGACCTCACGGAGAAGTAG